The following coding sequences are from one Fusobacterium simiae window:
- a CDS encoding efflux RND transporter permease subunit, protein MSLAGISIRRPVATTMIMVSLIFIGLMAMFSMKKELIPNIEIPVVTISTTWTGAVGEDVETQVTKKIKDSLANVEGIDKIQTVSSYGSSSVVVNFDFGVKANDKVTEIQREVSKITNDLPADADTPVVKKVEAGSGSMTAVIAFNSNNKTALNTFITEQLKPRLESLPGIGEVTIAGNPDKQLQIQVDSDKLAAYNLSPMELYNIIRTAVTTYPIGKLSTGNKDMIIRFMGELDYLNQYENILINSDGNTLRLKDVANIVLTTEDPDSLGYLNGKESVIVMLTKSSDGDTIGLNSAAFKVIEEMKPYMPAGTEYSIELDNSENINNSISNVTSSAIQGLVLATIILFAFLKSFRTTILISLALPVAIIFTFAFLAMRGTTLNLISLMGLTIGVGMLTDNSVVVVDNIYRHITELNSPVLEAAENGTEEVTFSVIASALTTMVVFIPILFIPGISREFFRDMSYAIIFSNLAAIIVAITLIPMLASRFLNRKSMKTEDGRLFKKVKARYLKIIHWAYAHKLKTILIMVILFFFSIFMGPKLLKFEFIPKQDEGKYALTAELQNGTDIKKAERIARELETIVKNEPHTQSYLMSVSTSNISVNVNVGKKGTRKETVFNIMDDVRKQASGVLDARISMTNQFSGGQSSKDVEFLIQGMNQDEIKQIGKQILEKLQSYDGVVDLSSTLDPGIIELRINIDRDKIMSYGINPTVVAQTLSYYMLGGDKSNTATLKTDSEEIDVLVRLPKDKRNDVNTLQSLNIKVGDNKFVKLSDVATIQYAEGTSEIRKKNGVYTVTISANDGGVGLGAIQNKIIEEFNNLNPPSSISYSWGGDTENMQKAMSQLTFALSISVFLIYALLASQFESFILPIIIIGSIPLALIGVIWGLVILRQPIDIMVMIGIVLLAGVVVNNAIVLIDFIKTMRTRGNDKEYSIMYSCETRLRPILMTTMTTVFGMIPMALGLGEGSEFYRGMAITVIFGLSFSTILTLVLIPILYSVVDDFTVKLINKIKGFSHKSKKKGVNNG, encoded by the coding sequence ATGTCGTTAGCAGGAATTTCAATTCGTAGACCAGTTGCGACAACAATGATAATGGTATCTCTTATTTTTATTGGACTTATGGCAATGTTCAGTATGAAAAAAGAATTGATACCTAATATAGAAATTCCAGTTGTAACTATATCTACAACCTGGACTGGAGCAGTTGGCGAGGACGTAGAAACACAGGTAACAAAAAAAATAAAAGATAGTCTTGCAAATGTTGAAGGTATTGATAAGATCCAAACTGTATCTTCTTATGGTAGTTCATCAGTGGTTGTAAACTTTGACTTTGGTGTTAAGGCTAATGATAAAGTTACTGAAATCCAAAGAGAAGTTTCAAAAATAACTAATGATTTACCAGCAGATGCAGATACACCAGTAGTAAAAAAAGTAGAAGCTGGTAGTGGAAGTATGACAGCAGTAATTGCATTTAATTCAAATAATAAAACAGCTCTTAATACTTTTATAACAGAGCAATTAAAACCAAGACTTGAAAGTTTACCAGGAATAGGAGAAGTTACTATTGCTGGGAATCCTGATAAACAATTACAAATTCAAGTTGATAGTGATAAATTAGCTGCCTATAATTTATCACCAATGGAGTTGTATAATATTATAAGAACAGCTGTTACAACTTATCCCATAGGTAAATTATCAACAGGTAATAAAGATATGATTATTAGATTTATGGGGGAACTTGATTATTTAAATCAATATGAAAATATTTTAATTAATTCTGATGGTAATACATTAAGATTAAAAGATGTTGCAAATATTGTTCTAACGACGGAAGATCCAGATAGCTTAGGTTATCTTAATGGTAAAGAATCTGTAATTGTGATGCTAACTAAATCTTCAGATGGTGATACAATAGGTTTAAATTCTGCTGCATTTAAAGTTATAGAAGAAATGAAACCATATATGCCAGCTGGAACTGAATATAGTATAGAACTAGATAATTCTGAAAATATTAATAACTCAATATCTAATGTTACAAGTAGTGCAATACAAGGGCTTGTACTTGCAACAATTATATTATTTGCCTTTTTAAAAAGTTTTAGAACAACTATATTAATTTCATTAGCACTTCCAGTTGCAATAATATTCACTTTTGCATTTTTAGCAATGAGAGGAACAACTCTTAACTTAATCTCACTTATGGGGTTAACAATAGGAGTTGGTATGCTAACAGATAACTCAGTTGTTGTTGTAGATAATATTTATAGACATATTACAGAATTAAATTCTCCTGTTTTAGAAGCAGCAGAAAATGGAACAGAAGAAGTTACATTTTCAGTTATAGCTTCTGCTCTAACAACTATGGTAGTATTTATTCCTATATTATTTATTCCAGGGATATCTAGAGAGTTTTTTAGAGATATGTCCTATGCAATTATATTTTCCAACTTAGCTGCTATAATAGTAGCAATAACACTTATTCCTATGCTAGCTAGTAGATTTTTAAATAGAAAATCTATGAAAACTGAGGATGGTAGATTATTTAAAAAAGTAAAAGCAAGATATTTAAAAATTATTCACTGGGCTTATGCACATAAACTAAAAACTATTCTTATTATGGTGATTTTATTTTTCTTTAGTATTTTTATGGGGCCAAAATTATTAAAATTTGAATTTATACCTAAACAAGATGAAGGTAAATATGCACTTACAGCTGAATTACAAAATGGTACTGATATTAAAAAAGCTGAAAGAATAGCTAGAGAATTAGAGACTATTGTAAAAAATGAACCTCATACACAAAGCTATTTGATGTCTGTAAGTACTTCTAATATTTCTGTAAACGTAAATGTTGGAAAAAAAGGGACAAGGAAGGAAACAGTATTTAATATTATGGATGATGTAAGAAAACAGGCAAGTGGTGTTTTAGATGCAAGAATATCAATGACTAATCAATTTTCTGGTGGACAATCATCAAAAGATGTTGAATTTTTAATACAAGGTATGAATCAAGATGAAATAAAACAAATTGGTAAACAAATTCTTGAAAAGTTACAAAGCTATGATGGGGTTGTTGATTTATCTTCAACACTTGATCCAGGAATTATAGAATTAAGAATAAATATTGATAGAGATAAAATAATGAGTTATGGTATAAATCCTACTGTTGTTGCTCAAACATTGAGTTACTATATGTTAGGAGGAGATAAATCTAATACAGCAACTTTAAAAACTGATTCAGAAGAAATAGATGTTTTAGTAAGACTTCCTAAAGATAAAAGAAATGATGTAAATACATTACAATCATTAAATATTAAAGTTGGTGATAATAAATTTGTCAAATTATCTGATGTTGCAACTATACAATATGCAGAAGGAACTTCTGAAATAAGAAAGAAAAATGGAGTATATACTGTTACTATTTCTGCTAATGATGGCGGAGTTGGATTAGGTGCGATTCAAAATAAAATAATAGAAGAATTTAATAATTTAAACCCTCCTTCATCTATTTCATATAGTTGGGGTGGAGATACTGAAAATATGCAAAAAGCTATGAGTCAATTAACATTTGCATTATCTATTTCAGTTTTCTTAATCTATGCTTTACTTGCATCACAATTTGAAAGTTTTATATTGCCAATTATAATAATAGGTTCTATTCCATTGGCATTAATAGGGGTTATTTGGGGACTTGTTATATTAAGACAACCAATAGATATAATGGTTATGATAGGAATAGTTTTGCTGGCAGGAGTCGTTGTTAACAATGCTATTGTATTGATTGATTTTATTAAAACAATGCGGACAAGAGGAAATGATAAAGAATATTCTATTATGTATTCATGTGAAACAAGGTTAAGACCTATACTTATGACGACAATGACAACAGTATTTGGTATGATACCTATGGCATTAGGTTTAGGAGAAGGTTCAGAATTTTATAGAGGAATGGCGATCACAGTAATATTTGGACTATCATTCTCAACAATTTTAACATTGGTATTGATTCCAATTTTATATTCTGTGGTTGATGATTTCACTGTTAAATTAATAAATAAAATAAAAGGTTTTTCACATAAATCTAAAAAGAAAGGAGTTAATAATGGATAA
- a CDS encoding TolC family protein, whose protein sequence is MKKILTIFMLMASVALARDLTLEQAIDLSLNNSKEMRISEKNLEISKLNVSKAFKNALPSVTYSGTYAVGEHERQILTQSERNYASKKRGYTQNLRLTQPLFTGGTITAGIKGAKAYENIASYSYLQSKIQNRLDTIKIFSDIINAERNLEALEYSENILQKRYQKQEEQLNLRLITRTDILQTEYSIEDIRAQMINAKNTIDTNMEKLYIRTGINKSESLNLIPFDIPNNFSEKINLNNDLKQAINESLSAKVAEEQVKVASATRMAAVGDLLPQVNAYASYGTGTSERTTFERSYKDAEWMGGIEVSWKVFSFGSDLDSYRVAKLQEEQEELRETSTKEDIEVNVRSAYLNVLSLEKQIDSQAKALEAAKVNFELNQEKYDAGLISTVDYLDFENTYRQARISYNKALLDYYYAFETYRSLLI, encoded by the coding sequence ATGAAAAAAATATTAACAATTTTTATGTTAATGGCAAGTGTTGCTTTGGCTAGGGATTTAACTCTGGAACAAGCAATAGATTTATCATTAAATAACAGTAAGGAAATGAGGATATCTGAAAAAAATTTAGAAATCTCAAAACTAAATGTGAGTAAAGCTTTTAAAAATGCCTTACCTTCAGTAACATATTCTGGGACCTATGCAGTAGGAGAACATGAAAGACAAATATTAACTCAAAGTGAAAGAAATTATGCTAGCAAAAAAAGAGGATATACACAAAATTTAAGATTAACTCAACCTCTTTTTACAGGTGGAACAATAACTGCTGGAATTAAAGGTGCAAAAGCCTATGAAAATATAGCAAGTTATTCATATTTACAAAGTAAAATTCAAAATAGATTAGATACAATAAAAATATTTTCAGATATAATAAATGCAGAAAGAAATTTAGAAGCTCTTGAATATTCAGAAAATATTTTACAAAAAAGATATCAAAAACAAGAAGAACAATTAAATTTAAGACTTATAACTAGAACTGATATTTTACAAACAGAATATTCTATAGAAGATATAAGAGCTCAAATGATTAATGCAAAAAATACTATAGATACAAATATGGAAAAATTATATATAAGAACAGGAATTAATAAATCTGAATCTTTAAATTTAATTCCCTTTGATATTCCTAATAATTTTTCTGAAAAAATAAATTTAAATAATGATTTAAAACAAGCTATAAATGAAAGTTTATCTGCTAAAGTTGCAGAAGAACAAGTAAAAGTTGCTTCAGCAACTAGAATGGCTGCTGTTGGAGATTTATTACCACAAGTAAATGCCTATGCTTCTTATGGAACAGGTACAAGTGAAAGAACAACATTTGAAAGAAGTTATAAAGATGCTGAATGGATGGGTGGAATTGAAGTTTCTTGGAAAGTATTCTCTTTTGGTAGTGATTTAGATAGTTATAGAGTGGCTAAATTACAAGAAGAACAAGAAGAATTAAGGGAAACTTCTACAAAAGAAGATATAGAAGTAAATGTTAGAAGTGCTTACCTTAATGTATTAAGTTTAGAAAAGCAAATAGACTCACAAGCAAAAGCATTAGAAGCTGCAAAAGTTAATTTTGAACTTAACCAAGAAAAATATGATGCAGGGCTTATATCAACTGTTGATTATTTAGATTTTGAAAATACATATAGACAAGCAAGGATTTCATATAATAAAGCTTTACTAGATTATTACTATGCTTTTGAAACATATAGATCATTGTTAATATAA
- the sppA gene encoding signal peptide peptidase SppA, which translates to MKFLHYLKRFILFVIKEILSFFIKLFLFLFIIGVIISAVIKSFEEKPTIAIKNKAYILINLADSYNERLLKSNLFEDNSISFYTLLESVENASYDDRVEGIILKLDGDSLSYAQSEELAHEISMARASNKKVIAYFENVGRRNYYLASFADEIYMPSANSTNVNIYPYFREEFYIKKLADKFGVKFNIIHVGDYKSYQENLAHETMSKESREDTTRILDINYNNFLDVVSLNRKLNRDNLDKIIKDGDLVAASSVDLINNKLIDKYAYWDNIVSMVGGKDKIISIQEYAKNYYQEGTMSDSNNIIYVIPLEGDIVESQTEIFSGEENINVSDTIEKLNIAKENNKIKAVVLRINSPGGSALISDIIAEKIKELASEKPVYVSMSSVAASGGYYISANADKIFLDRNTITGSIGVVSILPDFSKLITDNGVNIEKISEGEYSDLYSADSFTEKKYNKIYNSNLKVYEDFLNVVSKGRKIDKEKLKTIAEGRIWTGDEAVKIGLADEIGGLNETIYGIAEDNDMDEYAVVIAKDKFELGNIYRKYSKFIKMDAKDLIKTKIFKDYLYNKPVTYLPYDVLD; encoded by the coding sequence ATGAAATTTTTACACTATCTAAAAAGATTTATATTGTTTGTGATAAAAGAAATTTTATCATTCTTTATAAAACTGTTTCTATTTTTATTTATTATAGGTGTCATTATAAGTGCTGTTATTAAGAGTTTTGAGGAGAAACCAACAATAGCTATAAAAAACAAAGCTTATATCTTAATAAATCTTGCTGATAGTTATAATGAAAGATTATTAAAATCAAATTTATTTGAGGATAACTCTATTAGTTTTTATACTTTATTAGAAAGTGTTGAAAACGCTTCTTATGATGATAGGGTAGAAGGAATTATTTTAAAATTAGATGGTGATTCTTTAAGTTATGCTCAAAGTGAAGAACTAGCTCATGAAATTTCTATGGCAAGAGCTTCAAATAAAAAAGTTATTGCATATTTTGAAAATGTTGGTAGAAGAAATTATTATTTGGCATCTTTTGCTGATGAAATATATATGCCTAGTGCAAATTCTACAAATGTAAATATATATCCATATTTCAGGGAAGAATTCTATATTAAAAAACTTGCTGATAAATTTGGTGTGAAATTTAACATCATCCATGTTGGTGATTATAAAAGTTATCAAGAAAATTTAGCACATGAAACTATGTCAAAAGAGTCTAGAGAAGATACTACTAGAATATTGGATATAAATTATAATAATTTTTTAGATGTTGTTTCATTAAATAGAAAATTAAACAGGGATAATTTAGATAAGATAATAAAAGATGGAGATTTAGTTGCAGCCTCTTCAGTAGATTTAATAAATAATAAATTAATTGATAAATATGCCTATTGGGATAATATTGTATCTATGGTTGGTGGAAAAGATAAGATTATAAGTATTCAAGAATATGCAAAAAACTATTACCAAGAAGGAACTATGTCAGATTCTAACAATATTATATATGTAATTCCTTTAGAAGGCGATATTGTTGAATCACAAACAGAAATTTTTTCTGGTGAAGAAAATATAAATGTAAGTGATACTATAGAAAAATTAAATATAGCTAAAGAAAATAACAAAATAAAAGCTGTTGTTCTAAGAATAAATTCTCCAGGTGGTTCTGCCTTAATATCAGATATAATAGCAGAAAAAATCAAAGAACTAGCTTCTGAAAAACCAGTGTATGTTTCAATGTCAAGTGTTGCAGCTTCAGGAGGATATTATATCTCAGCAAATGCAGATAAAATTTTCTTAGATAGAAATACAATAACAGGTTCTATTGGGGTTGTAAGTATTTTACCTGATTTTTCAAAATTGATAACAGATAATGGAGTTAATATAGAAAAAATATCTGAAGGAGAATATTCTGATTTGTATTCAGCAGATAGTTTTACAGAAAAAAAATACAATAAAATATATAATTCAAATTTAAAAGTTTATGAAGATTTCTTAAATGTTGTATCAAAGGGTAGAAAAATAGATAAAGAAAAATTAAAAACTATTGCAGAAGGTAGAATTTGGACAGGAGATGAAGCTGTAAAAATAGGTTTAGCAGATGAAATTGGTGGTCTAAATGAAACAATCTATGGAATAGCAGAAGACAATGATATGGATGAATATGCTGTTGTAATAGCAAAAGATAAATTTGAATTGGGAAATATTTATAGAAAATATTCTAAATTTATTAAGATGGATGCAAAAGATTTAATAAAGACAAAAATATTTAAAGATTATTTATATAATAAACCAGTTACATATTTACCTTATGATGTTTTAGATTAA
- a CDS encoding YbaB/EbfC family nucleoid-associated protein, with product MVRKLKGTKAAGGNQADIVKQAQVMQQQMLEVQEQLKSKEVSSSVGGGAVSVKVNGQKELMEVKLSDEVLKDAANDKEMLEDLILTAVKDAMAKAEELAEGEMAKVTGGINIPGLF from the coding sequence ATGGTTAGAAAACTAAAAGGGACAAAAGCAGCGGGAGGGAATCAAGCTGATATTGTAAAACAAGCACAAGTAATGCAACAACAAATGTTAGAAGTTCAAGAACAATTAAAATCTAAGGAAGTTAGTTCATCAGTTGGTGGAGGAGCTGTTTCAGTAAAAGTAAATGGACAAAAAGAACTTATGGAAGTAAAACTATCTGATGAAGTATTAAAAGATGCAGCAAATGATAAAGAAATGTTAGAAGATTTAATACTTACAGCTGTTAAAGATGCAATGGCCAAAGCTGAAGAATTAGCTGAAGGAGAAATGGCGAAAGTAACAGGTGGAATAAATATTCCTGGTTTATTCTAA
- a CDS encoding TetR/AcrR family transcriptional regulator has product MNSDIDKKYLILEKAKDMIITEGYSSLSISKLTSELDISKGSFYTYFPSKDNMLSAILDEYIEKIKIFTNNLINKNNNIDECLDYYMNSVLNLTDEELKLELVMANFKRNYEVFNEENFTKVKEIAYIIIDATKEILHKYINDIKIEKKDIEKCSKMLFSIGEIFILMQSVDFNSKKFSFKTLEEVKKLYRSEEMKENLKFIKKSIKKILY; this is encoded by the coding sequence ATGAATTCTGATATAGATAAAAAATATTTAATTTTAGAGAAAGCAAAAGATATGATAATTACTGAAGGTTATAGTAGTTTATCAATAAGTAAATTAACATCAGAACTTGATATATCAAAAGGGAGCTTTTATACTTACTTTCCTTCAAAAGATAATATGCTTAGTGCTATTCTAGATGAGTACATAGAAAAAATTAAAATTTTTACAAATAATTTAATAAATAAAAATAATAATATTGATGAATGTTTAGATTACTATATGAACTCTGTATTAAACCTAACAGATGAAGAATTAAAATTAGAATTAGTAATGGCAAATTTTAAAAGAAACTATGAGGTTTTTAATGAAGAAAATTTTACAAAGGTAAAAGAAATAGCATATATAATAATAGATGCAACAAAAGAAATTTTACATAAGTATATAAATGATATAAAAATAGAAAAAAAAGATATAGAGAAATGTTCTAAAATGTTATTTAGTATAGGAGAAATTTTTATTTTAATGCAAAGTGTAGATTTCAATAGTAAAAAATTTTCATTTAAAACTTTAGAAGAAGTTAAAAAGTTATATAGAAGTGAAGAGATGAAAGAAAATCTTAAATTTATAAAAAAAAGTATAAAAAAAATTTTATATTAA
- a CDS encoding efflux RND transporter periplasmic adaptor subunit, giving the protein MKKILGIILAASLLLVACGKSKDETNANNDTKQQESTATTDEQRAVKSVEVAEVKTREMSKLFDSSSVWEPLAKVDFSTDKGGTVQKIYKKNGEVVKKGEIVVKLSDAQTEADFLQAKANYVSATSNYNIARNNYQKFKTLYDKQLISYLEFSNYEASYTSAQGNLEVAKAAYMNAQDSYNKLIARAEINGVVGNLFIKEGNDIAAKETLFTILNDSQMQSYVGIAPEAISKVKIGDDIKVRIDALGKDYIAKISELNPIADSTTKNFRVKLVLNNPNEEIKDGMFGNVVIPVGQSSVLSIEDEAIVTRDLVNYVFKYENGKVKQIEVKVGATNLPYTEISSPEIKEGDKIVVKGLFGLQDNDNVEIKNGVNK; this is encoded by the coding sequence ATGAAGAAAATATTAGGAATAATTCTTGCAGCTAGTTTATTATTAGTTGCTTGTGGAAAAAGTAAAGATGAAACAAATGCAAATAATGATACTAAACAACAAGAGTCGACTGCTACTACTGATGAACAAAGAGCAGTAAAATCTGTGGAAGTTGCTGAAGTAAAAACTAGAGAAATGTCAAAACTTTTTGATTCAAGTTCAGTATGGGAACCTTTAGCAAAAGTCGATTTTTCAACTGATAAGGGTGGAACAGTACAAAAAATTTATAAAAAAAATGGGGAGGTAGTTAAAAAAGGAGAAATAGTTGTGAAACTTTCTGATGCTCAAACTGAAGCTGATTTCCTTCAAGCTAAAGCAAATTATGTTTCAGCCACTTCAAATTATAATATAGCAAGAAATAACTATCAAAAGTTTAAAACTTTATATGATAAACAATTAATTTCATACCTAGAGTTTTCTAATTATGAAGCATCTTATACAAGTGCTCAAGGAAATTTAGAAGTAGCAAAAGCTGCATATATGAATGCACAAGATAGTTATAATAAACTTATAGCAAGAGCTGAAATAAATGGAGTTGTTGGAAACTTATTTATAAAAGAAGGTAATGATATAGCGGCAAAAGAAACTTTATTTACTATTCTAAATGATAGTCAAATGCAATCTTATGTTGGTATTGCTCCTGAAGCAATATCTAAGGTTAAAATAGGTGATGATATAAAAGTAAGGATAGATGCCTTAGGAAAAGATTATATAGCAAAGATTAGTGAACTAAACCCTATTGCTGACAGTACAACGAAAAATTTTAGAGTTAAATTAGTTTTAAATAATCCTAATGAAGAAATAAAAGATGGAATGTTTGGTAATGTTGTAATTCCAGTTGGACAATCTTCTGTTTTAAGTATAGAAGATGAGGCTATCGTTACAAGAGATTTAGTCAACTATGTATTTAAGTATGAAAATGGAAAAGTAAAACAAATTGAAGTCAAAGTTGGGGCAACAAACTTACCTTATACAGAAATTTCTTCTCCTGAAATAAAAGAAGGAGATAAAATTGTTGTAAAAGGATTATTTGGACTTCAAGATAATGATAATGTTGAAATTAAAAACGGGGTGAATAAATAA